The window GGAAAACGGTTCCCTCCTTGCGGAATCCAAACGCTTTGGAAATGAAACCGTATACGGGGACATGGACTTAGAACGGCTGGTTCATGAAAGACGCCGGATGACCACCTTTCCTGCGGCCAACCACAAAGATTATATGGTGATTCCCTTCCAAATGAAGAAAGAAGAACTGGAGTTAAAACGATTCATTGATCCAAGGCCGTTTGTCCCGGACAATGAGGAGGAAAGAAACCGAAGGTGTGAGGAGATCCTCTCCATCCAGGCCATGGGATTAAAAAAGAGGCTTGCCCATACCGGCTGTAAGCATGCGGTTGTGGGAATTTCCGGGGGGCTTGATTCCACGCTGGCCCTTCTTGTGACGGTCCGTGCCTTTGATATGCTGGAGATCCCAAGGGAGCAGATCCATGGGGTGACCATGCCCTGCTTTGGAACAACAGACCGGACGTATCAGAACGCCTGCACCCTGACTAAGACCCTTGGAGCAGAGCTTACAGAGGTGAACATCAGGGAAGCCGTAACTCTTCATTTCCGGGATATCGGACAGGACAGCGATGTTCACGATATAACCTATGAAAATTCCCAGGCAAGAGAGAGAACCCAGGTACTGATGGATATGGCAAACCGGTTAAACGGAATGGTCATTGGAACAGGGGACATGTCTGAGCTGGCTCTTGGCTGGGCCACCTATAACGGGGACCATATGTCCATGTACGGAGTCAATGCTTCGGTACCAAAGACACTGGTCCGCCATTTAGTCCGCTATTATGCGGACACCTGCGGGGAAGAGGCCTTAAGCAGTGTGCTGTTTGATGTTCTGGATACGCCTGTAAGTCCGGAGCTTCTTCCGCCAAAGGGAGGGGAGATTGCCCAGAAAACAGAGGATCTTGTAGGGCCATATGAGCTTCATGATTTCTTCCTTTACCAGATTTTAAGGTTTGGCTGCAGGCCGGAAAAGGTTTACCGCATGGCGGTTTATGCTTTTTCAGGACATTATGAGAAAGAAGTCATTTTAAAATGGTTAAAGGTATTTTACCGCAGATTTTTCAGCCAGCAGTTTAAGCGTTCCTGCATGCCGGACGGGCCCAAGGTGGGTTCCGTTGCAGTTTCCCCCAGAGGAGATTTGCGCATGCCAAGCGATGCTGTGAGCCGCCTGTGGCTTGAAGAACTGGAAAACTTATAAAAGAGAGGTACGTTATGATAACCAGCAGCGCCAATGCAAGGGTAAAGCATGTAATGAACTTATCAAAGAAGGCCAAAGCCAGAAAGACAAGCGGCCTCTTTGTGGCGGAAGGCCTTCGCATGTTTAAGGAAATTCCGGCGGACAGGATTGACAGCCTCTTTGTATCGGAAGGGTTTTTAAGGGATGAAGCCCATAAAAAGCTTTTGTCCGGAATGAAATACGAAGTTGTTTCGGAAGATGTGTTTAAGATCATGTCAGATACCCAGACGCCTCAGGGGATTTTAGCCCTTGTCAGACAGTATGACTACAGGGCAGAGGATTTGCTGGCAGCTCCCGGCCCTGCCTTTTTGATGGTTCTGGAAAACATCCAGGATCCGGGCAATCTTGGAACGATTTTAAGGGCAGGAGAAGGAGCCGGGGTCACCGGCGTGCTCATGAGCGATGCCACGGCAGACATTTATAACCCGAAGGTTATCAGGTCCACCATGGGCTCCATCTTCCGCGTTCCCTTTGCATATACGGAAGATCTTCCCGCCTCTTTAAAGGCTTTAAAAGCCGGTGGGATCAGACTGTATGCGGCACATTTAAATGGCAGGAATAATTATGAAAAAGAGGATTATACTGTTGATACAGGGTTTTTAGTGGGAAACGAAGCAAACGGTCTGACAGAGGGGACGGCAGTCCTGGCGGATGCCTATGTGAAGATCCCCATGAAAGGAAAGGTGGAGTCTTTAAACGCGGCAGTGGCGGCTTCTGTGCTGATGTTTGAAGCTGCCAGACAGCGGCGGATATAATCGTCAGAAAATTGTAAGGCTTTTTACAGGCTGAAATGTTGAGAAATACTGGAACATATAGTATGATAGTAGTAGTGAAGCCATGCGCTTTTTTGAAATATGTTCTATTTGCCGGATTATAAACGGCATGGAGGAACTGTAACGTATGTCAACGGATAGATTTGCCGGGCAGCTTTGCCTATAATGGCAGGGAAGGGGAATGATGAGATGGCAGCAGTCTATTGGCTTATTGCATTTGTAGTGCTTCTGGGAATTGAAGCTATGACCATGGCTCTGACGACCATATGGTTTGCGGGAGGAGCACTGGTTGCATTTGTGCTGGCACTGTTTGGAATCAATATCCAGGTGCAGCTGGCGGTATTTGTAATTGTATCCTTTGTTCTTTTGTTTTTTACCAGGCCTTTTGCCTTAAAGTATGTAAACCGGAACACGGTAAAAACCAATATGGATAGTCTGATCGGAAAAAGTGCCAGAGTCACGGCCACGATCAACAACACAGAGGGAAAAGGTGCTGCGGTCTTAAACGGCCAGGAATGGACGGCCAGAGCACTGGAAGATGACAGGATATATCCGGTGGGCACTATGGTTGAAGTGAAAGAAATCAGAGGCGTAAAATTAATTGTGAGTGAGAATCAGGAGGAAGCATAGTATGGGAGCAATTGGATTTTCAGCGGTCATTATTATATTAATTGTTATTCTGGCATTATTGTCATCTTGTATCAGGATCGTTCCCCAGGCACAGGCCCTGGTTGTAGAGCGTTTGGGAGCGTTTTTGGAAACATGGTCCGTGGGTGTTCATATTAAGATGCCTCTCCTTGACCGGGTGGCTAAAAGAGTCAATTTAAAAGAGCAGGTGGCGGATTTCCCGCCTCAGCCGGTTATCACCAAGGATAACGTTACCATGAGAATCGATACGGTCGTATTTTTCCAGATTACAGACCCGAAGCTTTATGCTTACGGTGTGGAAAATCCCATCATGGCTATTGAGAATCTGACGGCTACGACCCTGCGTAATATCATCGGTGATTTAGAGCTGGATCAGACACTGACCTCAAGAGAGACGATCAACGCGAAGATGAGAGAGACCCTTGATATTGCCACTGACCCGTGGGGAATCAAGGTAAACCGTGTAGAGCTTAAGAACATCATGCCTCCGGCAGCGATTCAGGATGCCATGGAGAAGCAGATGAAGGCAGAGCGTGAGCGCCGTGAAGCCATCTTAAGGGCGGAAGGAGAGAAGAAATCCACCGTTCTTGTGGCAGAAGGAAAGAAAGAATCCGCCATTCTTGACGCGGAAGCTGAAAAGCAGGCGGCAATCCTTCGCGCAGAGGCAGAGAAAGAAAAACGGATCCGTGAGGCAGAAGGCCAGGCGGAAGCAATCTTAAAGATTCAGCAGGCCAATGCGGATGGAATCCGTATGATCAAGGAAGCCGGTGCGGACCATTCGGTTTTAGTTATTAAGAGCCTGGAGGCATTTAAGGCGGTTGCTGACGGCAAGGCGACCAAGATTATTATTCCTTCCGAGATTCAGAGTATGGCCGGGCTGGTTTCTTCCATTACGGAGATCTCCAAGAATCCGGAGGAATAATTTCCTTAAGCTATCAATATACCGCAGCAGGGGGCAGATGCCCTCTTGCTGCGTTTTTGGCATAATTTAAACGCAGGCTGCGAGGTAGCCTGCGTTAATGAGCAAGTAGCAAAGCGGATTGCGAATGTCCGCTTTACTCCCCATGAATCAGGCTTAGGAGGGGCTTATGGAACTGAAACTGGATTTAAACAGGGAGTATGGACTGGTGCTGGAAGGCGGAGGTGCCAAGGGGGCTTATCAGATCGGCGCATGGAAGGCTCTAAGAGAGGCTGGGGTAAAGATCAAGGGAGTTGCAGGTGTTTCCGTTGGATCTTTAAACGGGGCTCTCATTTGCATGGATGATCTGGAACGGGCGGAAAAGATATGGAAGAACATTGAGTATTCCCGGGTCATGGCGGTAAACGATGAGACCATAAAGGCGTTAAGGGAAAGGGATTTTAAGTCCTTAAATCTTCAGGAGCTGATAAGCAGCGGATTCCAGATCTTAAAGGATGGAGGGTTTGACATCACTCCTTTAAGAAATCTCATTGAAGAAGTGGTGGGAGATGAGGAAAAGATCAGAAACTCGGACAGAGAGCTTTATACCGTAACCTATTCGGTTTCTGACAGGAAAGAACTGGCTGAGGACATCAGAAACAGCGAAGCAGGAACCATCAAGGATATGCTACTTGCCAGTGCCTATTTTCTGGCTTTTAAAAATGAGAAGCTGGGAGGAAAGCGGTATATGGATGGAGGAGGAGTCAACAATGTTCCCATTAACGTGCTCCTGGATCACGGATATGAAGATATTATTGTGCTCCGCATCTACGGCCTTGGTCTTGATAAAGAGCGGGTCACGGAGATCCCGGAAGGGATCCGGGTTTACCACATCGCTCCAAGGCAGGATCTTGGGGGAATCCTGGAGTTTGATAAAAAACAGGCCAGAAAAAACATGACCTTGGGATATTTTGATGCAAAAAGGTTCTTATATGGCCTTTGCGGGCGTATTTATTATATTGATGCACCTAATACGGAACCTTATTACTTCGATAAAATGATGTCGGAACTTGAGTTTTTTAAAATATATATGCAGGACACATTAAATGAGGAGGGGATGGCGGCTCTGACGGGATACCGGGCATTTACGGAAAGGCTGTTTCCCAGGCTGGCAGGGGAGTTTAAGCTGAAGGAGGACTGGGATTACAAGGATATGTACCTGGGACTTTTGGAGGATATGGCAAAGCGCCTAAAGGTCAAACGCTTTCAAATATACACGGTGGATGAGCTGATGGGAGAGATCAGAAAGAAGTTCCGGTCCCTTGACAAGGGAAAGCCGTTACAGCAGGATGATAAGAAATAAAAAAAGTATTGCATAACTATACGTAATATACTATAATAATGTATAAAAATACAACCAGAAAAGCGGAGGATGCAATATGAACTTAAAAGGAAGAAATTTTATCACATTAAAGGATTACTCACCGGAAGAAATCGGATACTTGCTGGACTTAGCTGCCAGCTTAAAAGCCAAGAAAAAACAGGGGATCACAGGAACTTCCCTGAAAGGAAAAAATATTGCCCTTATTTTTGAAAAGCCATCCACCCGCACCAGATGTTCCTTTGTGGTTGCTGCAGTGGATGAGGGCGCCCACCCGGAGTATCTGGGTAAAGATGATATCCAGCTGGGACACAAGGAAAGCGTGGAAGATACGGCAAGAGTTTTGGGAAGGGTATTTGACGGGATCGAATTCCGCGGATTCAAGCATAAGACCGTGGAAGACTTGGCAAAATATGCAGGTGTTCCGGTATGGAACGGACTGACCGATGATTATCATCCGACACAGATCCTGGCAGATCTTCTCACCATGAAAGAACATTTCGGTTATCTGAAAGGACTTCGTTTCGTATATGCAGGGGATGGACGCAATAACATGGCCAACAGCCTGATGATCGGAATGAGCAAAATGGGCGTTCATTTTACCATCCTGGCACCTAAGAGCCTGTGGCCCAGGGAGGACCTGGTGGAATTATGCCAGGGTTATGCAAAGGAAAGCGGAAGTACCATCACGCTCACAGAGGATACGGATGCGGTTAAGGCTGCTGATACCATTTACACCGACGTGTGGTGTTCCATGGGAGAAGAGGACAAGGCTGCCCAGCGAATTGCTCTTTTAAAGCCTTATCAGGTAAATAAGGAGCTGATGGAAAAAACAGGTAAAGACACTACCATATTCATGCACTGCCTGCCGGCTGTCAAAGGGAATGAAGTGACAGAGGAGGTTTTTGAATCCGGTGCATCTGTGGTATTTGACGAAGCAGAAAACAGAATGCATACCATTAAGGCGGTAATGGTGGCAACGTTAGGAGAGTAGAACATGTATATACAGGAACGAGGAAGAAGTTTGAGAAATGCTTCCATGGTGGTGGATATCCTCCATATTGTGGTGGGAATCCTGATCGTAGTGCTGGCAGTCATATCATTTTTAAGTCCGGAAGACCATATGCTTTTGTTTCCGGCAATATTTTTCCTGGCCGGCGCGCTTAACCTGGTCAACGGAGTCTATAAAATCAGGCTCAGCGGAAGGGAAAAAAAGAAGAAGGCAGCGGGTATGGCGGTCCTTCTGTTCGGGATCCTTTTAACCGTCCTTACCGTGATCAGTGCGGTGAGCGTCTGGTGGGGGTGATGTCGTTGAAAACAGAGATCCTGAAGCTGCTTAAAGAAAGCGACGGCTACTTATCCGGGCAGGAGCTGTGCCAACGCTTCGGCGTTTCCAGGACTGCAATCTGGAAAGCCATTCGTCAGCTTGAAGAAGAAGGGTATGAAATTGAGGCGGTTAGAAATAAAGGGTACCATTTCATCGGTTCTTGTGATATAATGACGAAAACAGAGATAGAAAGCTGCATTAAAGGAACATTCGGCAGGAAGGTGGAATACCACGAGGCCATTGATTCCACCAATGTAAGAGCCAGGCGTCTGGCAGAGGAAGGAGCATCCAGTGGAACGTTAGTTGTGTCGGACTGCCAGAATGCAGGCAGGGGCAGAAGAGGGCGTACCTGGGTATCCCCTTCCGGAAAGAATATATTTATGAGCCTGATCTTAAGGCCGGACATTCTTCCTTCCTCGGCTTCCATGATAACGCTGGTGGCGGCCCTGGCGGTTTATGACGGGATAAAGAACGTGACAGGTCTTGCTGCAGGCATCAAGTGGCCTAACGACATTGTGGCAAACGGGAAAAAACTGTGCGGTATTTTGACGGAAATGAGCGCTGAACTGGAAGGGATCCACTATGTGGTAGTAGGGATCGGTATCAATGTCAATATGGAGGAATTTCCTGATGAGGTCAATCGGACGGCTACCTCCCTGCTCCTGGAAACAGGGGGAAAAGTGGGAAGAAGCAGGCTGATTGCCGCTATTATGGAGGCTTTTGAACAATATTATGAAGAATTTATCAGCCAGGGTGATTTATCCGGGCTGATAAGTGTCTATAATAAACATATGGCCAATGCAGGAAAAGAAGTGAAAGTCCTGGATAAGTCAGGTGATTATATTGGCAAGGCTCTGGGAATTAATGAAAAAGGAGAGCTTCTTGTGGAAGTGGAACCGGGAGAGGTAAGACATGTGATTTCTGGAGAGGTATCTGTCCGGGGAATCTATGGATATGTGTGATGAAGAACCATTCGCTTTACGATAAGTTACAGGCTTTAGAGCCAAAGGAAAAAGAACTGGATATAAGTGAGCGCTTAAGAGCCATGGAGCGCCCTCTTTTATCCTGGTACGGAGAGCACGCCAGGGCGTTACCCTGGCGGGACCGTCCGGAACCATACCGGGTGTGGATATCGGAGATCATGCTCCAGCAGACAAGAGTGGAGGCTGTAAAGCCTTATTTTGAGCATTTTATGGAGGCCTTGCCCGGAATCCGGGATCTGGCAGCAGTATCGGAAGACCGGTTGCTCAAACTCTGGGAAGGCCTGGGCTATTACAGCAGGGCAAAAAATTTAAAGAGAACAGCAGAGCTTCTTGTAGAGCAGTACGGCGGAGAGCTTCCGGCGTCCTACGAGGAGCTTAAAAAGCTTCCGGGGATCGGGTCCTATACCGCAGGGGCTATTTGCTCCATAGCCTTTGGAATCCCTGTTCCTGCAGTGGATGGCAATGTGTTACGGGTGGTTTCCAGGGTGACGGGCAGCAGGGAAGATATTTTAAAGCAGCAGGTCAAACGCCGTATGGAAGAAGACTTAAGGGCCGTCATGCCGGAAGGAGCAGCCAGTGCTTATAACCAGGGGCTTATTGAGATCGGAGCGATTGTCTGTGTGCCCAATGGGCAGCCCCTGTGCGGACAATGTCCCCTGGCTTCCATCTGCGTTGCCAGGAAAAAGGGGCTTACCGGTGAGATTCCGGTGAAAACACCTAAAAAGGCCCGCAGGGCAGAGGATAAGACGGTGATGCTTCTGTGGCAGAATGGGCGGATCGCCATTCGTAAGCGGGAAGACACCGGGCTTTTGGCTTCTCTTTACGAGTTCCCCAATATGGAGGGACACTTGGAAGAGGCGGCGCTGCTCACCCGGCTGGGAGTGAAGACAGCTGTAATAACATCCCTTCCTGCCGCAAAGCATGTGTTCAGCCATGTGGAATGGCATATGATAGGATTTCGCGTTGAACTTGAAGAACGGCCGGCCGGAGACTTTTTGTGGGTCACTGTAGAGGACTTAAAGAAAAATTATTCCCTGCCAGGTGCATTTAAAGCGTATACAAAATTGATCAGGTGATATAATGAAAAAGATTCTTTTTATATTTAATCCCCGTTCAGGGAAAGCTCAGATCAGGAATAAGCTGATGGATATCCTGGATATTTTTACAAAGGCAGGTTATGAACTGTCGGTCCATGTAACCCAGCGGTGCGGCGATGCAATGGAAGCTGCTGCGGCGTATGGAGGCAGCGCTGATCTGGTGGTGTGCAGCGGTGGAGACGGGACCTTAAATGAAACCATAAGCGGTCTTATGAAATTGGACCATTTCCCGGATTTAGGGTATATTCCCGCCGGTTCCACCAATGATTTTGCTTCCAGCTTAAAAATTTCCAAAAATATGGTAAGGGCAGCTGAATCGGCGGTTTACGGCGAACCCTTTCCCATTGATATCGGCTGTTTCTGCGAGGACAGGCATTTTGTATATATTGCAGCTTTCGGAGCTTTTACAGAGGTATCCTATTTAACTCCTCAGGATAAGAAGAATGTTCTGGGGCATCAGGCCTATATGCTGGAAGGCATGAAGAGCCTGGCTTCCATAAAGTCCTACGTGATGCGGGTTGAGTGTGAGGAACTGACTCTGGAAGGTGAGTTTATTTTCGGCATGATAACCAACACCATAAGCGTGGGAGGTTTTAAAGGGCTTGTGGCACAGGATGTAGCTCTTGACGACGGTGAGTTTGAAGTGCTGTTAATCCGAACGCCCAAGACGCCACTGGATCTGACCAACATCATTAACTACATGTTTCTGAAGGAAGAACCTAACGAATACGTCCATAAATTTCGGACAAGGTCTTTGAGAGTTCTCTCGGAAGAGCCTATTGACTGGGTATTAGATGGAGAATTCGGCGGGACCAGGAGGGAAGTTAATATCATAAATTTAAAGAAACAAATCCGGATTATGAGAAAAGTGACGAAAAAACAATAAAGCTGTTTTTTTGGAAGAAATATGTTGAAATATGTATTCCGGTAGTATATAATGAAAAGTTGTGTGAGCTTTATGTATACCTCTTAGCGAAAGGACGTTATTAAGTGGAAAAGGATAATTTTTTAGATAAGCTGGGAAAACTTGTCGAACTTGCAAAAACGAAGCACAATGCTTTGGATGTAACGGAGATTAATAACTTCTTTATGGGGGAAGAACTGACAACCGAGCAAATGGATCAGATTTATACGTACCTGGAGAATCGCGGCGTAGACGTGATTCCGGTCATTGATGATTCCGTTTTAACTGATGATGCGCTCATGTCAGACGACCTGCTTTTAGATGATGATCTTGATGACAGCTTTATAAAGGATGTAGATGAGGAAGATATAGATCTTGACGCCATTGACTTATTGGAGGGCATTGGAACGGAAGATCCTGTCCGCATGTACTTAAAGGAAATTGGCACGGTACCACTTTTGAACGCAGAGGAAGAACTGCGCCTTGCTAAGAGAAAAGCGGATGGTGATGATGATGCCAAAGAGCGCTTGATCGAAGCAAATCTGCGCCTTGTAGTCAGCATTGCAAAGCGCTACACAGGCCGCGGCATGAGTTTCCTTGATCTGGTTCAGGAAGGGAATTTAGGCCTTATTAAAGGTGTTGAAAAATTTGATTATACAAAAGGGTATAAATTAAGTACATATGCTACTTGGTGGATACGGCAGTCTGTAACCAGAGCTCTTGCAGATCAGGCCAGAACAATCCGTGTGCCTGTGCATATGGTTGAAACGATTAATAAAATGTCCAAGATGCAGAGAAAACTGACCCTTGAGCTTGGATACGAGCCGTCTGTGATTGAGCTGGCAGAAGCCCTTGACATGTCTGAGGACAAGGTCATGGAAATCATGCAGATAGCCAGAGAACCTGCATCCCTTGAAACGCCCATTGGTGAAGAGGATGATTCCAATTTGGGAGACTTTGTGGCCGATAACAATGTGGTGACTCCGGAAGGCAATGTGGAGTCCGTTATGCTGAGAGAACATATTGATGCTCTGCTTGGAGATTTAAAAGAGAGGGAGCGTCAGGTGATCGTGCTCAGGTTCGGACTGGAGGATGGCCATCCCCGAACACTGGAAGAAGTGGGAAAAGAGTTCAATGTTACCCGTGAGCGTATCAGGCAGATAGAAGCAAAAGCCCTTAGAAAGCTTAGAAATCCTGTCCGCAGCAAACGGATCAGGGATTTCCTATAGGAAACAGGAGGCGTGGCAGGCTACTGCAGACGCCTTTTTGTGATTGGAACGCAGCAGGCTGCATTCATGCCCGGTGAAGCGGGGCAAGGCCTCCCCGGCACTGTCGGGGACGCTGTGAGCAGGCAGCAGAACGGAGGGGCTGACCCTTGGTCATTGCCAATGTCCGCTTTGCAATAGCAGGGAAGGAGCTACCATGAACCAGAGGAATTATCAGAAGGAATTGGATCAGGTCATTGCAGGATTGGAGGAAGAGGGAAAGGTCCCCAGACTGCTTTTGCACAGTTGCTGTGCGCCGTGCAGCAGCTATGTGCTGGAATATTTGTCCCGCTATTTTGAAATAACCGTGTATTTCTATAATCCCAATATATACCCGCCGGAGGAATACAAAAGGCGGGTAAAAGAGCAGGAAAGGCTCATTTCGTCCATGCATTTTATCCATCCCGTTACCATGGAAACAGGGGCCTATGAGCCGGATGAATTTTACCGGATGGCAAGAGGCCTGGAACATGAACCGGAAGGCGGAAACAGGTGCTTTAAATGCTATGAGCTTCGCCTTCAGGAGGCGGCAAAGGTTGCTCAGGCCGGACGTTTTGACTACTTTACTACCACTCTCTCCATAAGCCCTTTAAAGAATGCAGGCAAGCTCAATGAGATCGGAGAGAAGCTGGCCAGGGAGTACCGGGTTGCTTATCTGCCTTCTGATTTTAAGAAAAAGAACGGATATAAGCGGTCTGTAGAGCTTTCTGGAGAGTACGGCCTTTACCGGCAGGATTACTGCGGCTGTGTCTATTCCCAGAAGGAAAGACAGGCTCTTTCCAAGACCTCCTAGGCAGGATATTTCCTTTGGAAAATATGCAAAAGACATATGGTTTGTCTTGACACAAATTGGATATTGTAATAGAATTAACTGCAAGGAGTATAAAAAAATTGAGGATAAAGGAGAAAATCTTATGTTATCAAAAACACTGACCGTAGTAAATCCATCCGGACTTCATTTAAGACCAGCAGGGGTGCTGTCACAAACAGCTATGAAATTTAAATCCGATGTAATCATCGAGCACGGAGAGAAGAGGATCGTGGCTAAAAGCGTGTTAAACGTTATGGCAGCCGGAATTAAGTGCGGAACAGAGATCAAATTGATCTGTGACGGCGAAGATGAGGCAGCTGCAATGAAGACCATGACAGAAGCAATTGAAAGCGGTCTTGGAGAGATGTAATTTCGTTTTTTATTTATGAAAGAAAATTGTATAAGCCCTGGGAAGATGATTCCCAGGGCTTTTTCTATGGAAAAAAAGCGTAATATAGGGCGCTGGCAGCAGAAAAGTTTTGAAAATGAATCGAAGACTTAACTATTAAAGGCTAGAACTTCAAAAAATTAGAAGTTTGTTCCAGGTTTTTTAATTGCCGGCTTAATTGTGTGATATCATGAGATAAAAAGCTGTTTACAGTTATAATTTTGAGAATATATTATTTGAAATACATTATAGTCGAATTATCTGACAATTGCCAAATAAAATTTATTTACAAGAGGGAAAAAATGTAGTATTATCAACTAAAATTTACTGCTATGCGTTAGTACTCAAAAGCAAAGGAAAGGAAGAGATTATGGATATGAGTTTAAAATCCCCCAATAAGACAGCGTTGCCGGGGCTGTATGATCCCCGCTTTGAACATGATAACTGCGGCATTGGAGCGGTTGCCAATATAAAAGGCATAAAGACTCACAAGACAGTGGAGCAGGCTCTTCATATCGTAGAAAATCTGGAACACCGTGCCGGAAAGGATGCGGAAGGAAAGACAGGAGACGGAGTGGGAATCATGCTTCAGATCTCTCATAAATTTTTTAAAAAGGTAACAAAGCCCTTAGGCATTGAGCTTGGAGAGGAGCGGGAATACGGTGTGGGAATGTTTTTCTTCCCTCAGGATGAGCTTGCCAGAAACCAGGCCAAAAAGATGTTTGAGATCATTGTAAAGAAGGAAGGCCTTGAATTTTCGGGCTGGAGAGATGTGCCCATTCATCCGGAGCTGATCGGCGCAAAGGCGGTGGACTGTATGCCCTGCATTGCCCAGGGCTTTGTAAAGAAGCCGGCAGATACAGCCAGGGGACTGGAGTTTGACAGGAAGCTTTATGTTTCAAGGCGGATCTTTGAACAGAGCAACGACAATACCTATGTGGTTTCCTTAAGCAGCAGAACCATTGTTTATAAGGGCATGTTCCTGGTGAAGGAGCTTAGAAAGTTTTTTACGGATCTACAGGATAAGGACTATGAATCAGCCATTGCAGTGGTCCATTCCCGGTTCAGCACCAACACCAACCCCAGCTGGATGAGAGCCCATCCCAACCGCCTCATCGTACATAACGGCGAGATCAATACCATTCGCGGGAATGTAGACAAGATGATGGCAAGAGAAGAGAACATGGAATCCGAGTACTTCCGGTATGACATGCACAAGGTCCTTCCTATCATCAATCAGGAAGGTTCGGACTCCGCCATGCTTGACAATGCGCTGGAATTTATGATGATGAGCGGAATGGATCTTCCTCTGTCTGTCATGGTGACCATTCCGGCACCATGGGAACATGACAAATCCATGTCCCA of the Lacrimispora indolis DSM 755 genome contains:
- a CDS encoding NAD(+) synthase — translated: MKHGYIRVAAATPDVKVADPEFNRERICEQIKEGIENHVKLMVFPELCLTAYTCGDLFGQDALLKKAKKELKEILKATRGHDLLCFIGMPWEQGGKLYNTAVALQNGKILGIVPKTCLPNYSEFYELRYFQPGNEIPVMVKWEETQIPMGANLLFACETIPQLIVAAEVCEDAWVPDPPSIRHAIAGATVIANCSASDETTGKDIYRRSLITGHSASLVCGYIYANAGEGESTQDLVFGGQNLITENGSLLAESKRFGNETVYGDMDLERLVHERRRMTTFPAANHKDYMVIPFQMKKEELELKRFIDPRPFVPDNEEERNRRCEEILSIQAMGLKKRLAHTGCKHAVVGISGGLDSTLALLVTVRAFDMLEIPREQIHGVTMPCFGTTDRTYQNACTLTKTLGAELTEVNIREAVTLHFRDIGQDSDVHDITYENSQARERTQVLMDMANRLNGMVIGTGDMSELALGWATYNGDHMSMYGVNASVPKTLVRHLVRYYADTCGEEALSSVLFDVLDTPVSPELLPPKGGEIAQKTEDLVGPYELHDFFLYQILRFGCRPEKVYRMAVYAFSGHYEKEVILKWLKVFYRRFFSQQFKRSCMPDGPKVGSVAVSPRGDLRMPSDAVSRLWLEELENL
- a CDS encoding TrmH family RNA methyltransferase — protein: MITSSANARVKHVMNLSKKAKARKTSGLFVAEGLRMFKEIPADRIDSLFVSEGFLRDEAHKKLLSGMKYEVVSEDVFKIMSDTQTPQGILALVRQYDYRAEDLLAAPGPAFLMVLENIQDPGNLGTILRAGEGAGVTGVLMSDATADIYNPKVIRSTMGSIFRVPFAYTEDLPASLKALKAGGIRLYAAHLNGRNNYEKEDYTVDTGFLVGNEANGLTEGTAVLADAYVKIPMKGKVESLNAAVAASVLMFEAARQRRI
- a CDS encoding NfeD family protein; this encodes MAAVYWLIAFVVLLGIEAMTMALTTIWFAGGALVAFVLALFGINIQVQLAVFVIVSFVLLFFTRPFALKYVNRNTVKTNMDSLIGKSARVTATINNTEGKGAAVLNGQEWTARALEDDRIYPVGTMVEVKEIRGVKLIVSENQEEA
- a CDS encoding SPFH domain-containing protein; this translates as MGAIGFSAVIIILIVILALLSSCIRIVPQAQALVVERLGAFLETWSVGVHIKMPLLDRVAKRVNLKEQVADFPPQPVITKDNVTMRIDTVVFFQITDPKLYAYGVENPIMAIENLTATTLRNIIGDLELDQTLTSRETINAKMRETLDIATDPWGIKVNRVELKNIMPPAAIQDAMEKQMKAERERREAILRAEGEKKSTVLVAEGKKESAILDAEAEKQAAILRAEAEKEKRIREAEGQAEAILKIQQANADGIRMIKEAGADHSVLVIKSLEAFKAVADGKATKIIIPSEIQSMAGLVSSITEISKNPEE
- a CDS encoding patatin-like phospholipase family protein; the protein is MELKLDLNREYGLVLEGGGAKGAYQIGAWKALREAGVKIKGVAGVSVGSLNGALICMDDLERAEKIWKNIEYSRVMAVNDETIKALRERDFKSLNLQELISSGFQILKDGGFDITPLRNLIEEVVGDEEKIRNSDRELYTVTYSVSDRKELAEDIRNSEAGTIKDMLLASAYFLAFKNEKLGGKRYMDGGGVNNVPINVLLDHGYEDIIVLRIYGLGLDKERVTEIPEGIRVYHIAPRQDLGGILEFDKKQARKNMTLGYFDAKRFLYGLCGRIYYIDAPNTEPYYFDKMMSELEFFKIYMQDTLNEEGMAALTGYRAFTERLFPRLAGEFKLKEDWDYKDMYLGLLEDMAKRLKVKRFQIYTVDELMGEIRKKFRSLDKGKPLQQDDKK
- the argF gene encoding ornithine carbamoyltransferase, which produces MNLKGRNFITLKDYSPEEIGYLLDLAASLKAKKKQGITGTSLKGKNIALIFEKPSTRTRCSFVVAAVDEGAHPEYLGKDDIQLGHKESVEDTARVLGRVFDGIEFRGFKHKTVEDLAKYAGVPVWNGLTDDYHPTQILADLLTMKEHFGYLKGLRFVYAGDGRNNMANSLMIGMSKMGVHFTILAPKSLWPREDLVELCQGYAKESGSTITLTEDTDAVKAADTIYTDVWCSMGEEDKAAQRIALLKPYQVNKELMEKTGKDTTIFMHCLPAVKGNEVTEEVFESGASVVFDEAENRMHTIKAVMVATLGE
- a CDS encoding DUF6637 family protein; this encodes MYIQERGRSLRNASMVVDILHIVVGILIVVLAVISFLSPEDHMLLFPAIFFLAGALNLVNGVYKIRLSGREKKKKAAGMAVLLFGILLTVLTVISAVSVWWG
- a CDS encoding biotin--[acetyl-CoA-carboxylase] ligase, with amino-acid sequence MKTEILKLLKESDGYLSGQELCQRFGVSRTAIWKAIRQLEEEGYEIEAVRNKGYHFIGSCDIMTKTEIESCIKGTFGRKVEYHEAIDSTNVRARRLAEEGASSGTLVVSDCQNAGRGRRGRTWVSPSGKNIFMSLILRPDILPSSASMITLVAALAVYDGIKNVTGLAAGIKWPNDIVANGKKLCGILTEMSAELEGIHYVVVGIGINVNMEEFPDEVNRTATSLLLETGGKVGRSRLIAAIMEAFEQYYEEFISQGDLSGLISVYNKHMANAGKEVKVLDKSGDYIGKALGINEKGELLVEVEPGEVRHVISGEVSVRGIYGYV